In the Brucella anthropi ATCC 49188 genome, one interval contains:
- a CDS encoding glycosyltransferase family 4 protein encodes MVRNDKRPRVMMLGLRGVPNVQGGVEKHVEELARLYVTKDWDVEVIGRRPYLEKKQPYVWEGVRVTPIWAPTSMKFEAIVHTVLGVLRAGFKRPDVLHIHAIGPALAVPLARLLGLRTVVTHHGFDYNRQKWGRLARTMLKLGEWCGMRFANARIAVSNDIAQTMQQHFHVPITFIPNGVTLRPACRDKTWLEKHGLLPERYIALVARIVPEKRQLDLIEAFAKLSDSSLKLALIGSAEYTAEYAGAVRARADAVPGVVLTGALQGEELSALFSQAALFVLPSSHEGMPIALLEAMGYGLNVLASDITANVEVGLSEESYFPLGNVDALKDALRQKIDSPLTSKQSQEMIDWIARDYSWSGIADRTLEVYKSTLK; translated from the coding sequence ATGGTCCGAAACGACAAACGACCTCGCGTCATGATGCTGGGTCTACGCGGTGTTCCAAACGTACAAGGCGGAGTGGAAAAACATGTCGAGGAGCTCGCCCGGCTCTATGTGACAAAGGACTGGGATGTCGAGGTCATCGGACGTCGCCCATACCTTGAAAAGAAACAGCCTTATGTATGGGAGGGTGTGCGGGTAACGCCGATCTGGGCACCGACTTCCATGAAATTCGAGGCGATTGTCCATACGGTTCTGGGCGTGCTGCGGGCAGGGTTCAAACGTCCGGATGTTCTGCACATTCACGCAATCGGTCCGGCTCTGGCTGTTCCGCTGGCGCGTCTGCTGGGGTTGCGCACGGTCGTGACGCACCACGGATTTGACTATAATCGTCAGAAGTGGGGGCGTCTTGCGCGCACGATGCTGAAGCTTGGCGAATGGTGCGGGATGCGTTTTGCAAATGCACGTATCGCTGTGTCCAACGACATCGCGCAAACCATGCAACAGCATTTCCATGTGCCGATCACATTTATCCCGAACGGCGTCACGCTGCGTCCTGCCTGCCGAGACAAGACGTGGTTGGAGAAGCACGGCCTGTTACCGGAGCGGTATATCGCTCTTGTGGCACGGATTGTTCCAGAGAAACGTCAACTCGATCTCATCGAGGCTTTTGCAAAACTTTCCGATTCTTCTTTGAAACTGGCTCTGATCGGTTCGGCGGAATATACCGCTGAATATGCCGGAGCCGTCCGCGCAAGGGCTGATGCTGTGCCAGGTGTCGTGCTGACGGGCGCACTTCAGGGAGAAGAGCTGTCAGCCTTGTTCAGTCAGGCGGCATTGTTCGTTCTGCCATCCAGCCACGAGGGCATGCCGATCGCTCTGCTGGAGGCGATGGGGTATGGCTTGAACGTACTCGCAAGCGATATTACTGCCAATGTCGAAGTGGGGCTTTCAGAGGAGAGTTACTTTCCGCTTGGCAATGTCGATGCATTGAAGGATGCGCTGCGGCAGAAGATCGATAGCCCGTTGACCAGCAAGCAGTCGCAAGAAATGATCGACTGGATCGCGCGGGATTACAGCTGGAGCGGGATCGCTGACCGCACGCTGGAAGTTTACAAGTCCACTTTGAAATAG
- a CDS encoding polysaccharide deacetylase family protein, which translates to MMEMDSLDKARSRLEWYAIRLNDSISRRFPLRPFCLPKNERIITFTFDDVPDTAESAGAAILDKHGVHGTFYIAGNLVGTKEAKRNLITQEGCRKLVERGHELGCHTYDHLKVPYVGAQNIVADLDRNTAYLDVFEPDRVEARNFAYPYCASSMMSRRLFADRFSTCRGGGNRINRGMIDLAFLQAVEIRQPDDDAARQTRWIDDLNANPGWLVFYTHDVSDTPTEFGCKPETFERLVSHAVKSGAAVLSVREALARLGAQRGAA; encoded by the coding sequence ATGATGGAAATGGATAGTCTCGACAAGGCGCGCAGCCGCCTGGAATGGTATGCTATACGGCTGAACGACAGCATCAGCCGTCGGTTTCCATTGCGCCCATTCTGCCTGCCGAAGAATGAACGGATCATCACTTTCACATTTGACGATGTGCCTGATACGGCCGAAAGCGCCGGGGCTGCCATTCTCGACAAGCATGGGGTTCATGGCACTTTCTATATTGCAGGCAACCTGGTTGGTACGAAAGAAGCCAAAAGGAACCTGATCACACAGGAAGGCTGCCGGAAACTGGTCGAGCGCGGACATGAATTGGGTTGCCATACCTATGATCATCTCAAGGTTCCTTATGTCGGGGCGCAGAACATAGTGGCCGATTTAGATCGCAACACCGCCTATCTCGATGTGTTCGAGCCTGATCGTGTCGAGGCGCGCAATTTCGCTTATCCCTACTGCGCATCTTCCATGATGTCGCGGCGGCTCTTTGCTGATCGTTTCTCTACATGCCGCGGAGGTGGCAACCGCATCAATCGCGGCATGATCGACCTTGCCTTTCTGCAGGCGGTGGAGATCAGGCAGCCTGACGATGACGCTGCGCGCCAGACTCGCTGGATCGATGATCTGAATGCAAATCCCGGCTGGCTTGTCTTCTATACGCATGATGTCAGCGATACGCCGACCGAGTTCGGGTGCAAGCCTGAAACCTTTGAGCGCCTCGTATCTCATGCGGTGAAAAGTGGGGCGGCTGTTCTTTCTGTCCGCGAAGCATTGGCGCGCCTTGGTGCTCAACGAGGTGCTGCTTGA
- a CDS encoding lipopolysaccharide biosynthesis protein: MKRHWSTLLSYAASSGSLFAANIAQLFTFAILARYLGSHEFGLFVTVMAVTSIATFICGLGGAECLVRRVAQDRAIYPAMLGHNLILIAVTGVVLVAAGMVILPFWLSGSPEFTNNLFGLFLLLVTNIVLVRLILLVEQIYIAHTDFVSANLSVVGFAIARTIGATIACLVFGVSTVVGWAYWQFGVHVLVAVVYALFLRRLGLPQYTIVRDELRLGVMFASQFIFKAVRQNADLLLLGTLVTPSIVGSYGVTRRIIDSSTLTVEAMNRLVYPHLARASANGIHHALPITMRLLGAAIAIGIFTSLAVFIIAPYLPYLFGSEYDTLVSFCRTLCWITVFVALWSIAVDLLGAASQHSYRTAVLNTGNILGAPLLALATWYAPITGTFAAIYVIEISIVLASWGCVIYLVRRSRDAEEKKGGFKQAGA, translated from the coding sequence TTGAAACGCCATTGGTCGACATTACTGTCCTACGCAGCTTCTAGCGGCAGCCTTTTTGCGGCAAACATCGCACAGCTTTTTACATTCGCTATTCTGGCACGCTATCTTGGCTCTCACGAGTTCGGTTTGTTCGTGACGGTGATGGCCGTTACCAGCATCGCCACCTTCATTTGCGGCCTGGGCGGAGCGGAATGCCTCGTACGTCGCGTGGCGCAGGATCGAGCGATCTATCCGGCAATGCTTGGCCACAATCTCATTTTGATCGCAGTTACAGGCGTTGTCCTCGTCGCCGCCGGAATGGTGATATTGCCGTTCTGGCTGAGTGGCTCTCCAGAATTTACAAACAACCTGTTTGGGCTTTTTCTGCTACTTGTCACCAATATTGTGTTGGTGCGCCTTATCCTGCTGGTCGAGCAAATTTACATTGCGCATACTGACTTCGTATCGGCCAATCTCTCCGTCGTCGGATTTGCCATTGCCCGCACCATTGGCGCGACAATCGCCTGCCTTGTGTTTGGCGTATCCACTGTTGTCGGATGGGCTTATTGGCAGTTCGGGGTTCATGTGCTGGTCGCCGTGGTTTATGCCTTGTTCCTGCGCAGACTCGGTCTTCCGCAATACACAATCGTGCGCGATGAACTGCGGCTCGGAGTGATGTTCGCATCACAGTTCATCTTCAAGGCGGTCCGCCAGAATGCCGACCTTCTGCTTCTCGGAACATTGGTAACTCCCAGCATTGTTGGCAGCTACGGCGTCACTCGTCGCATCATCGACAGCAGCACATTGACCGTCGAGGCGATGAACCGTCTCGTCTACCCGCATCTGGCCCGCGCCAGCGCAAACGGCATCCATCATGCGCTACCGATTACAATGCGCCTGCTCGGCGCCGCGATTGCAATCGGCATATTCACATCGCTGGCCGTCTTTATCATTGCGCCCTATCTGCCCTATCTCTTCGGCAGCGAATACGACACGCTGGTTTCCTTCTGCCGCACGCTTTGCTGGATCACGGTGTTTGTTGCTCTATGGTCGATAGCGGTGGATCTTCTGGGTGCAGCCAGCCAGCACAGCTATCGCACGGCGGTCCTGAACACAGGCAACATTCTTGGTGCACCGCTTCTGGCACTGGCCACCTGGTATGCGCCAATCACAGGAACTTTCGCAGCTATTTACGTAATCGAAATCAGTATTGTGTTGGCATCGTGGGGATGCGTTATCTACCTCGTTCGCCGGAGTCGTGACGCAGAAGAGAAAAAAGGCGGTTTCAAGCAGGCGGGGGCTTAG
- a CDS encoding aspartate aminotransferase family protein, with translation MTDATTVQPLYDTYNRAALRFERGEGIWLITESGERYLDFAAGIAVNSLGHSHPHLVETLKTQAEKLWHLSNVYEIPAQEKLGRRLVESTFADKVFFTNSGAEALECAIKTARRYQYVSGHPERYRIVTFEGAFHGRTLATIAAGGQAKYLEGFGPKVDGFDQVPFGDEAALRAAITDETAGILLEPVQGEGGLRGFPEEFMRMLRQICDEKGLLLILDEVQTGVGRTGKLFAHEWAGIKPDIMAVAKGIGGGFPMGACLATAEAAKGMTAGVHGTTYGGNPLAMAVGNAVLDVVLADGFLENVQATALVMKQGLASIVDRYPSVVSEIRGRGLLIGIKCVVPNTSLIQALRDEHFLSVGAGDNVVRLLPPLVTTPEEAREALKRIETAVERLATANPISKTA, from the coding sequence ATGACCGACGCTACGACCGTGCAACCGCTTTACGACACCTATAATCGTGCGGCGCTGCGCTTCGAGCGAGGTGAGGGCATCTGGCTGATTACCGAAAGCGGCGAACGTTACCTCGACTTTGCTGCCGGCATTGCTGTGAACTCGCTTGGCCATTCGCATCCACATCTGGTGGAAACGCTGAAGACCCAGGCGGAAAAGCTGTGGCATCTGTCGAATGTCTACGAAATTCCGGCGCAGGAGAAGCTAGGACGGCGTCTTGTCGAGAGCACTTTCGCCGACAAGGTCTTCTTCACCAACTCCGGCGCTGAAGCCCTTGAATGCGCGATCAAGACCGCGCGCCGTTATCAATATGTAAGCGGTCACCCGGAACGCTACCGCATTGTGACCTTTGAAGGCGCTTTCCATGGCCGCACACTGGCCACGATTGCCGCTGGCGGTCAGGCCAAGTATCTCGAAGGCTTTGGCCCGAAGGTCGACGGTTTTGATCAGGTTCCGTTCGGTGATGAAGCGGCATTGCGTGCCGCTATTACCGATGAGACCGCAGGGATCTTGCTTGAACCCGTGCAGGGCGAAGGCGGTTTGCGCGGTTTCCCTGAAGAATTCATGCGCATGCTGCGCCAGATCTGTGATGAAAAGGGTCTTCTGCTGATCCTCGACGAAGTGCAGACCGGCGTTGGCCGCACGGGCAAGCTGTTTGCGCATGAGTGGGCTGGTATCAAGCCGGACATCATGGCTGTGGCCAAGGGCATCGGCGGCGGTTTCCCGATGGGTGCTTGTCTCGCGACCGCAGAAGCGGCCAAGGGCATGACGGCTGGTGTTCACGGCACGACCTATGGCGGCAACCCGCTGGCCATGGCCGTCGGCAATGCCGTGCTCGATGTTGTTCTGGCTGACGGTTTCCTCGAAAATGTTCAGGCAACCGCTCTGGTCATGAAACAGGGGCTTGCTTCCATCGTTGACCGCTACCCAAGTGTTGTTTCCGAAATCCGTGGCCGCGGCCTGCTGATCGGCATCAAGTGCGTTGTGCCGAATACCAGTCTCATTCAGGCCCTTCGTGACGAGCATTTCCTGAGCGTCGGCGCTGGCGACAATGTCGTTCGTCTACTTCCGCCGCTGGTTACGACGCCGGAAGAAGCGCGTGAAGCGCTGAAGCGCATTGAAACGGCGGTCGAACGGCTCGCAACTGCAAATCCGATCAGCAAGACGGCGTGA
- a CDS encoding GcrA family cell cycle regulator — protein sequence MNWTDERVELLKKLWSEGLSASQIAAQLGGVSRNAVIGKVHRLKLSGRGKTTTAAPRSKKVNTVAAAPRPAAQHSTGVHTTTMRTATVTKTVGATALQMDYAVDVVAERVVKPASDVVVPISRRLSLLQLSERTCKWPIGDPLNEDFHFCGHESGESSPYCSYHSRLAFQPTAERRRAR from the coding sequence ATGAACTGGACAGACGAACGCGTCGAACTACTGAAGAAACTGTGGAGCGAAGGCTTGAGCGCAAGCCAGATCGCAGCACAGCTTGGCGGCGTGAGCCGTAATGCAGTGATCGGCAAAGTGCACCGTTTGAAGCTTTCGGGCCGTGGCAAAACCACGACCGCTGCTCCACGCAGCAAGAAGGTCAACACGGTTGCCGCAGCGCCACGTCCTGCAGCACAACATTCAACCGGCGTGCATACGACGACGATGCGCACGGCTACGGTCACCAAGACGGTTGGTGCTACTGCACTTCAGATGGACTACGCCGTAGACGTCGTTGCGGAAAGAGTGGTCAAGCCGGCTTCAGATGTAGTGGTGCCTATTTCGCGCCGTCTCTCACTGCTGCAGCTGAGCGAACGTACCTGCAAGTGGCCGATTGGCGACCCGCTGAACGAAGACTTTCATTTCTGCGGCCATGAATCCGGTGAATCGAGCCCATATTGCAGCTATCATTCGCGTCTGGCTTTCCAGCCGACTGCGGAACGCCGTCGGGCTCGTTAA
- a CDS encoding IS630 family transposase (programmed frameshift): MSRALSIDLRIRVVAAVDGGASHREAAERFGVSAASVSRWRNLQLQQGNVRPGPLGGDRNSHKTEAHADQIMIWLAEHRDGTLFELRSDLAAQGIIISKSALHRFLVRHEQTRKKKTGHAVEQSRPDVLEKRQCWFEEQLDLDPERLVFIDETWTATNMARSHGRCRKGERLRMGFPHGHRKTTTLVAGLRNTGMVAPLVIDGPINGDWFEAYVAQVLVPTLKPGDIVILDNLSSHKRPAARELIEAVGATMMFLPPYSPDFNPIEKAFSKLKALLRKAAERTVNGLWDRIGQMVELIEPQEAQNYFNSCGYDPT, translated from the exons ATGTCGCGAGCCCTTTCCATTGATCTTCGAATACGTGTAGTTGCTGCCGTTGATGGCGGTGCATCGCATCGAGAGGCTGCTGAGCGTTTCGGTGTAAGCGCAGCCAGCGTTAGCCGTTGGCGTAACCTTCAACTCCAGCAGGGAAATGTTCGACCCGGTCCACTGGGCGGCGACCGCAATTCTCACAAGACAGAAGCTCATGCTGATCAGATCATGATCTGGCTCGCCGAACACAGGGACGGTACTCTCTTCGAACTTCGCAGTGATTTGGCCGCCCAAGGCATCATAATCAGCAAGTCGGCACTGCACCGCTTTCTTGTCCGGCACGAACAAACGCGTA AAAAAAAGACTGGCCATGCTGTAGAGCAAAGCCGTCCAGACGTTCTGGAAAAGCGGCAATGCTGGTTCGAGGAGCAACTTGATCTCGATCCAGAGCGGCTCGTGTTCATCGATGAGACCTGGACAGCGACCAATATGGCCCGTAGTCATGGGCGGTGCCGCAAGGGTGAGCGGTTGCGAATGGGTTTTCCTCACGGCCATCGCAAAACGACCACGTTGGTTGCGGGGCTGCGCAATACGGGAATGGTCGCGCCACTTGTCATCGACGGCCCCATCAACGGTGATTGGTTCGAGGCGTATGTCGCTCAGGTGTTGGTTCCAACATTGAAACCAGGTGATATTGTCATCCTCGATAATCTGTCCAGCCACAAACGACCGGCAGCAAGAGAATTGATCGAGGCGGTCGGCGCGACAATGATGTTCCTTCCACCTTACAGTCCAGACTTCAACCCGATCGAAAAGGCCTTCTCCAAGCTGAAGGCGCTTTTACGAAAGGCTGCCGAGAGAACAGTCAATGGGCTTTGGGATCGCATCGGTCAGATGGTTGAACTCATCGAACCGCAAGAGGCTCAGAATTACTTCAACTCGTGCGGATATGATCCAACTTGA
- the argF gene encoding ornithine carbamoyltransferase — MASDNGIKHFIDLSAVPASELRAIMEDAKARKARLKAGEIERPFAGKVLAMIFEKPSTRTRVSFDVGMRQLGGETIMLTGSEMQLGRSETIADTAKVLSRYVDAIMIRTTSHERMLELAEYATVPVINALTDDTHPCQIMADVLTYEEHRGPIKGKTFAWMGDGNNVLHSLVEAAARFDFNVNIATPEGSEPKSQYVDWAKANGASIMSTIDPERAANGADCIVTDTWVSMGQEDHARGHNVFMPYQVNARLMAKADPKALFMHCLPAHRGEEVTDEVIDGPQSVVFDEAENRLHAQKAILAWCLQSRDLGA, encoded by the coding sequence ATGGCTAGCGATAACGGGATCAAACACTTTATCGACCTCTCTGCTGTTCCGGCATCGGAACTTCGCGCTATCATGGAAGACGCCAAGGCGCGCAAGGCGCGCCTGAAGGCGGGAGAAATCGAACGACCGTTCGCAGGCAAGGTGCTTGCGATGATCTTCGAAAAGCCTTCCACGCGCACGCGTGTGTCGTTCGATGTCGGCATGCGCCAGCTTGGCGGCGAGACGATCATGCTGACCGGTTCGGAAATGCAGCTCGGGCGCAGTGAAACCATCGCCGATACGGCGAAAGTTCTGTCGCGCTATGTTGATGCGATCATGATCCGCACCACATCGCATGAACGCATGCTGGAACTTGCCGAATATGCAACTGTTCCGGTTATCAATGCACTGACGGACGATACGCACCCTTGTCAAATCATGGCTGACGTTCTTACATATGAGGAACATCGCGGCCCGATCAAAGGCAAGACTTTTGCCTGGATGGGGGACGGTAACAACGTCCTCCACTCGCTGGTTGAAGCTGCGGCGCGTTTTGATTTCAACGTCAATATCGCAACGCCGGAAGGCAGTGAACCCAAGTCGCAATATGTCGATTGGGCGAAAGCGAATGGCGCGAGCATCATGTCTACCATCGATCCGGAAAGAGCGGCGAACGGCGCAGATTGCATCGTGACCGATACGTGGGTTTCGATGGGGCAGGAAGATCATGCCCGCGGCCACAACGTTTTCATGCCCTATCAGGTCAATGCGCGACTGATGGCAAAAGCTGATCCGAAGGCGCTTTTCATGCACTGCCTGCCTGCACATCGCGGCGAGGAAGTGACGGATGAAGTGATCGATGGACCACAATCGGTCGTATTCGATGAAGCGGAAAACAGGCTCCATGCCCAGAAAGCCATTCTGGCCTGGTGTCTGCAAAGCCGCGATCTGGGAGCATAA
- a CDS encoding glycosyltransferase family 4 protein — MTHLNDKEHRLLAINNYFYRRGGAETVFLDHIKLFSEIGWQTAPFAMQHPDNFPSDWSSYFVSEIEYGRESSPLTKFVQAGKIIYSWEARDRIKALIERFRPNVAHAHNIYHHLSPSIFPVLKDAGIPTVMTAHDLKLACPAYKMLSHNQICERCKGGRIYNVALHKCIKDSTALSGLVFVETAIHRMLGLYRNTLDRIVVPSRFYIAKLAEWGWPEEKLVYIPNFAHTDDLKPYADESDYFAYVGRLAPEKGIGTLIRAAAIARQKLVIAGTGPEEQSLKAIATEAGGDVTFAGYVSGERLHRLIGEAKALVLPSEWYENAPISILEAYALGVPVIGADIGGIPEMIIEGETGMVSRAGDIDDLARVLGEFAGLSPQARRKMGNVGRVWAGNEFSPQAYRNRTLELYAELGAL; from the coding sequence TTGACGCATTTAAATGATAAAGAACATCGCCTGTTGGCGATCAACAATTACTTTTATCGGCGCGGTGGCGCCGAAACTGTTTTTCTCGACCACATCAAACTATTTTCTGAAATCGGCTGGCAAACGGCACCTTTTGCCATGCAGCATCCGGATAATTTCCCATCCGACTGGTCTTCCTATTTCGTCTCGGAAATTGAGTATGGCCGGGAAAGCAGCCCGCTCACAAAGTTCGTGCAAGCGGGCAAGATCATCTATTCATGGGAAGCGCGCGACCGGATCAAGGCGCTGATCGAACGTTTTCGTCCGAATGTCGCGCATGCACATAATATCTATCATCATTTGTCACCGTCGATTTTCCCGGTTCTGAAGGACGCGGGTATCCCGACGGTCATGACAGCCCACGACCTGAAGCTGGCCTGTCCGGCCTATAAAATGCTGTCACACAACCAGATTTGCGAGCGCTGCAAGGGCGGGCGCATTTATAATGTGGCGCTTCATAAATGCATCAAGGATTCCACGGCGCTGAGCGGGCTGGTTTTCGTTGAAACAGCCATTCATCGCATGCTTGGTCTTTACCGCAATACGCTTGACCGCATCGTTGTGCCGAGCCGCTTCTATATTGCCAAGCTTGCCGAATGGGGCTGGCCTGAAGAAAAGCTGGTCTATATTCCCAACTTCGCCCATACGGACGATCTGAAACCTTACGCAGATGAGAGCGATTACTTCGCCTATGTCGGAAGACTGGCGCCGGAAAAGGGGATCGGTACCCTCATTCGTGCAGCGGCGATTGCGAGGCAGAAACTTGTTATTGCAGGCACCGGGCCTGAAGAACAATCACTGAAAGCGATTGCCACTGAGGCGGGCGGCGATGTCACATTCGCAGGCTATGTCTCGGGTGAACGACTGCATAGGCTGATCGGAGAAGCAAAGGCGCTCGTTCTTCCGTCTGAATGGTATGAAAATGCCCCGATCAGTATTCTGGAAGCCTATGCGCTTGGGGTGCCGGTGATTGGCGCAGACATTGGTGGAATTCCCGAAATGATCATCGAAGGTGAGACCGGAATGGTTTCCCGTGCAGGCGATATAGATGATCTCGCCCGGGTTCTTGGCGAGTTTGCGGGATTATCTCCGCAGGCGCGGCGCAAGATGGGGAATGTAGGCCGGGTCTGGGCCGGTAATGAATTCTCGCCACAGGCATACAGAAACCGCACGCTGGAACTTTATGCCGAGTTAGGGGCGCTTTGA
- a CDS encoding GumC family protein: protein MYTLRDLASKARVTETASENLASVDDRLRAVRRETYVVREEEKVTETIAPANKGLMLPELDLFEALAWMRARWILIAALAIIGGLAGLAYGMTAKPRYTAYTDLLVPPSGLQLLPNDVYAQSLQADSQILDIESKMRILTSGNVLRRVVTDLKLNEDEEFVPPPPAFDVRAMLGLSKPAGPKDDTLTAVRALSQRINVTRPERSYLVTIAVWTENPEKSVKVADSLANAFQEEVAQADADGAGRAAAALSERLSSLQKAATEAEEKVSAFRRAHGLQTSGGELVSTQSMTQINSKLVDAKARVADASTRYQELTKDTGSAVSPASTLQSPTMTNLRGQYASLKQRYDALAMTYGPRYPELMNTERQLAGLEQQLAQERARILQSAKVDLDQANAVVAALNAQAASARSAVALDNDAQVQLSDLERDMAAKVSIYNTFLTRSSETSQRQQLDATNIRIISTAIPPIGRSWPPKTVVLGAGGGIAGMGLGVVLALSLGYLGAWRRNREGLV from the coding sequence ATGTACACCTTGCGCGACCTCGCTTCGAAAGCACGGGTAACAGAGACTGCCAGTGAAAATCTGGCATCCGTCGATGACCGGCTGCGTGCAGTCAGACGCGAGACGTATGTTGTCCGTGAAGAAGAAAAGGTTACTGAAACCATTGCGCCTGCAAACAAGGGACTGATGCTGCCGGAACTCGACCTGTTCGAGGCGCTCGCCTGGATGCGTGCCCGGTGGATTTTGATCGCAGCGCTCGCAATAATAGGTGGTTTGGCGGGTCTCGCCTACGGCATGACGGCAAAGCCTCGTTATACAGCCTATACGGATTTGCTGGTTCCGCCGTCTGGACTCCAGTTGTTGCCCAACGATGTTTATGCCCAGAGCCTGCAGGCTGACAGCCAGATTCTCGACATCGAAAGCAAAATGCGCATCTTGACTTCCGGCAACGTACTCCGGCGGGTCGTGACGGACTTGAAGCTGAATGAGGATGAGGAGTTTGTGCCTCCTCCGCCAGCGTTCGATGTTAGGGCTATGCTTGGCCTCAGCAAACCGGCGGGTCCGAAAGATGATACACTGACAGCTGTGCGTGCACTGTCGCAGCGGATCAACGTTACGCGTCCTGAACGATCCTATCTGGTTACGATTGCGGTCTGGACGGAAAATCCCGAAAAATCGGTAAAGGTAGCAGATTCTCTGGCGAACGCCTTCCAGGAGGAAGTTGCACAAGCGGATGCCGATGGTGCAGGACGTGCTGCCGCTGCCCTATCTGAACGTCTGTCCTCTCTGCAGAAGGCGGCAACTGAGGCGGAAGAAAAAGTCTCGGCGTTCCGCCGGGCGCACGGCCTGCAAACATCAGGTGGTGAACTCGTCAGCACCCAGTCGATGACGCAGATCAATTCTAAATTGGTCGATGCCAAAGCGCGCGTTGCCGACGCAAGCACGCGCTATCAGGAACTGACGAAGGATACCGGCAGCGCCGTTAGTCCGGCAAGCACCTTGCAATCGCCCACGATGACGAACCTGCGTGGACAATATGCATCGCTGAAACAGCGCTACGATGCTCTCGCCATGACCTACGGTCCGCGATATCCGGAACTGATGAATACGGAACGCCAGCTTGCCGGTCTGGAACAGCAGCTGGCGCAGGAACGGGCGCGTATCCTGCAATCGGCCAAGGTTGACCTCGATCAGGCAAATGCCGTTGTAGCGGCTCTCAACGCACAGGCAGCTTCAGCACGTTCGGCTGTTGCGCTCGACAATGACGCGCAAGTCCAGCTGTCGGACCTCGAACGCGACATGGCCGCCAAGGTCTCTATCTACAACACGTTCCTGACCCGCTCATCGGAGACGAGCCAGCGCCAGCAACTCGATGCGACCAATATCCGGATCATTTCGACTGCCATTCCTCCGATTGGTCGCAGCTGGCCACCCAAGACCGTCGTGCTTGGTGCTGGGGGTGGCATTGCCGGGATGGGCCTTGGTGTGGTTCTCGCGCTCAGTTTGGGCTATCTTGGTGCATGGCGTCGAAACCGTGAGGGTCTGGTCTGA
- a CDS encoding O-antigen ligase family protein translates to MFLFIWIGTNPYPDLGAVTGVTAKAADSSSLNQLVTLFLTGSFLVCALSSSMRSAILQPRVLIGLVFFWLFMTALLSAHPMIASKKVVLSILTALNASIFLMLPQSERQMARLLAAGSLITLAFAYFGVIFMPQRAIHQGTEVIEPMLAGAWRGHYPHKNAAAASLVLMSFFGLYIWKTGLPKTGMLIVALCVFFVLNTGGKTSTAMLPFIVVMSLVFVRLKWTRVFIAIGGIAAFNIIAVGAAVFDPLRELVQSLGVDASFTNRSDIWKLAFAAISAKPIFGYGLDSFWKTPEMVYAGGGGASWAVAAFNAHNSFLDMMINAGIIGLILTLIWIMVLPLRYIRAFPFQVGSYPHELK, encoded by the coding sequence ATGTTCTTATTCATCTGGATAGGCACCAATCCCTATCCGGATCTTGGTGCCGTGACCGGCGTCACAGCCAAAGCTGCAGATTCCAGCTCGCTCAACCAGCTGGTCACCTTGTTTCTGACGGGCAGCTTTCTGGTTTGCGCGCTGAGCAGCTCCATGCGCAGTGCCATTCTGCAACCGCGCGTTCTGATTGGCCTGGTTTTCTTCTGGCTCTTTATGACGGCCCTTTTGTCGGCTCACCCGATGATCGCCAGCAAGAAGGTGGTCTTGTCCATCCTGACCGCGTTGAATGCGAGCATCTTTCTCATGTTGCCGCAATCCGAACGCCAGATGGCACGGTTGCTGGCAGCCGGTTCATTGATAACACTGGCGTTTGCCTATTTCGGCGTAATCTTTATGCCGCAACGGGCTATTCATCAGGGTACTGAAGTTATTGAACCTATGCTGGCCGGTGCATGGCGCGGCCACTATCCACACAAGAATGCCGCCGCCGCCTCTCTGGTGCTGATGAGCTTTTTCGGCCTCTATATCTGGAAAACCGGCTTGCCGAAGACGGGTATGCTTATCGTCGCCCTTTGCGTGTTCTTTGTTCTTAACACGGGCGGCAAGACATCGACGGCCATGTTGCCGTTTATCGTCGTGATGTCGCTGGTGTTTGTGCGACTGAAATGGACACGTGTTTTCATTGCTATCGGCGGGATCGCTGCTTTCAATATTATTGCTGTCGGGGCGGCCGTTTTCGATCCCTTGCGCGAGCTTGTCCAAAGCCTGGGCGTTGACGCCAGCTTTACAAATCGATCTGACATCTGGAAACTCGCATTCGCCGCAATCTCGGCAAAGCCGATTTTCGGCTACGGTCTGGACTCGTTCTGGAAAACGCCGGAAATGGTCTATGCAGGTGGCGGTGGCGCAAGCTGGGCGGTTGCAGCCTTCAATGCACATAATTCTTTTCTGGATATGATGATCAATGCTGGGATTATTGGTTTAATTCTGACGCTTATCTGGATAATGGTCTTACCGCTTCGGTATATTAGAGCGTTTCCCTTTCAAGTTGGATCATATCCGCACGAGTTGAAGTAA